In the Magnolia sinica isolate HGM2019 chromosome 15, MsV1, whole genome shotgun sequence genome, one interval contains:
- the LOC131226832 gene encoding probable carboxylesterase 6, giving the protein MGIEKVVVDEVSGWLRVYDDGSIDRSWTGPTEVGFLMAPVPPSGNFIDGVATRDVAIDPSSSLSARIYIPEKGPDDETKLPVLLHFHGGGFCMSRANWYMYHQFYTKLVKSARAICVSVEFRLAPEHKLPIAIDDCYKALLWLRSLARAEMSEPWLEDRAADFSRVFLIGDSTGGNLVHHVAARAASEEWSPLRVAGGVLIHPGFVRAERSKSELELKPDPFLTLEMVDKLLGMALPPGSTKDHPITCPMGTAAAPLAGLKLPPFLVTVAQNDLMRDTELEYVEAMKNAGKDVELLLNTGVGHSFYLNKIAVDSDPGTATQTELLLGAISDFMRRHCGCALEPHV; this is encoded by the coding sequence ATGGGTATTGAGAAGGTGGTCGTCGACGAGGTTTCCGGTTGGCTCCGGGTCTATGATGATGGCTCGATTGACCGTTCATGGACCGGGCCCACTGAAGTCGGGTTCCTCATGGCTCCTGTTCCTCCATCCGGCAATTTCATTGATGGGGTTGCAACCCGAGACGTTGCCATTGATCCCAGCTCGTCGTTATCCGCTCGGATTTACATACCCGAGAAGGGACCCGATGATGAAACAAAACTCCCCGTCCTGCTACACTTCCACGGCGGTGGCTTTTGCATGAGCCGAGCCAACTGGTACATGTACCACCAGTTCTACACTAAGCTGGTCAAGTCGGCTCGAGCCATATGTGTGTCAGTTGAGTTTCGTCTAGCCCCCGAGCACAAGCTCCCGATAGCCATCGATGATTGCTACAAAGCCCTCCTCTGGCTCCGGTCCCTGGCTCGAGCCGAGATGTCCGAACCATGGCTTGAAGACAGAGCGGCGGATTTCAGCCGTGTGTTCCTCATAGGCGATTCGACCGGTGGGAACCTAGTGCACCACGTGGCGGCACGTGCTGCGTCCGAGGAGTGGAGCCCGCTACGAGTGGCCGGGGGAGTGCTTATACACCCTGGCTTTGTTCGAGCCGAGCGGAGTAAGTCGGAGCTCGAGCTGAAGCCTGACCCATTTCTGACGCTTGAGATGGTGGATAAGCTTTTGGGCATGGCGTTGCCTCCTGGAAGTACAAAGGACCACCCGATCACGTGCCCAATGGGCACCGCTGCTGCTCCGCTGGCTGGGCTGAAGCTGCCACCGTTCCTTGTCACAGTGGCTCAGAACGATCTGATGCGGGACACTGAGTTGGAGTACGTAGAAGCCATGAAGAATGCAGGCAAGGACGTTGAGTTGCTGCTCAACACTGGTGTTGGGCATAGCTTTTACTTAAACAAGATTGCTGTTGACTCGGATCCTGGTACGGCCACACAAACTGAGTTGCTACTCGGGGCCATCTCCGATTTCATGAGGAGGCATTGTGGTTGCGCATTGGAGCCTCATGTGTAA